A single region of the Cronobacter condimenti 1330 genome encodes:
- a CDS encoding YbaB/EbfC family nucleoid-associated protein, translated as MFGGKGGLGNLMKQAQQMQEKMQKMQEEIAQLEVTGESGAGLVKVTINGAHNCRRVEIDPSLLEDDKEMLEDLVAAAFNDAARRIEETQKEKMASVSSGMQLPPGFKMPF; from the coding sequence ATGTTTGGTGGTAAAGGCGGTCTGGGCAACCTGATGAAACAGGCCCAGCAGATGCAAGAAAAAATGCAGAAGATGCAGGAAGAAATCGCTCAGCTGGAAGTGACGGGCGAATCTGGCGCGGGCCTCGTTAAAGTCACCATCAACGGCGCACATAACTGCCGTCGCGTGGAGATCGATCCGAGCCTGCTCGAAGACGACAAAGAAATGCTGGAAGATCTGGTCGCCGCCGCGTTTAACGACGCCGCTCGCCGCATCGAAGAGACCCAGAAAGAGAAAATGGCTTCCGTGTCCTCCGGCATGCAACTGCCGCCGGGCTTTAAGATGCCTTTCTGA